The Aspergillus luchuensis IFO 4308 DNA, chromosome 6, nearly complete sequence genome segment CACTTTAGAAACACCAATTCTAATGAAGCTTTCTTCATCAGGCCGGCCGGAAGGTTCTGGagtctctcccctcctccttgaaCCTCAAGTTCAGCTTCGTCGACCTCGATGCGGGTTTCGACACCTTCAAGCGCACCGGTAGCGCTCTCCCCGATAAGACGGTCGAGATCCTCAAGAAGGAGTGTGATGGTGCTCTGTTCGGAGCTGTCAGGTGAGTGCTACATCGttgtcctcgtcatcgtctaCCACTCAATTACCTTCTGACCGATTCCTCTGCAGCTCCCCTAGCACCAAGGTCGCCGGCTACTCCTCCCCCATCGTCGCCCTCCGCAAGAAGCTCGACCTGTACGCCAACGTCCGCCCCGTCAAGACCACCGCCGGCAGCACCGACGGCAAGCCCATTGACCTGGTGATCGTGCGTGAGAACACTGAGGATCTCTACgtcaaggaggagcagaCCAAGGAGACCCCCAATGGCAAGGTTGCCGAGGCTATTAAGCGTATCTCCGAGAACGCTTCTTCCCGCATCTCCACCATTGCCGGTGAAATCGCCCTCCGTCGCCAGAAGATCCGCAGTGTTGCTGGTATCGCTGGTCTCCGCACCGAGCCCATGGTGACCATCACTCACAAGTCCAACGTTCTCTCCCAGACCGACGGTCTCTTCCGTGAGACCGCCCGCAAGGCCCTCTCCGCCGAccgcttctcctccgtccAGGTTGAGGAGCAGATTGTCGACTCCATGGTTTACAAGCTCTTCCGTCAGCCCGAGTACTACGATGTTATTGTCGCCCCCAACTTGTACGGTGACATTCTGTCGGATGGTGCCGCTGCCCTGGTTGGCAGTCTGGGACTGGTTCCTAGCGCTAACGTTGGTGATGGCTTCGCTATCGGTGAGCCCTGCCACGGCAGTGCCCCCGACATTGAGGGCAAGGGTATTGCCAACCCCATTGCCACTCTGCGCAGTGTTGCCCTGATGCTGGAGTTCTTGGGCGAGGAGACCGCCGCTGCCAAGATCTACACTGCTGTTGATGCCAACCTCGATGAGGCCAAGTTCCTTTCTCCTGACATGGGTGGTAAGGCTACTACCCAGGAGGTTCTGGATGACGTCCTGAAGAGGCTGTAAAGGGTTGTTGGAAATGACTCTTGATGTATAAATAGCGAGATAAAGAATAAGCTTCTAGAGGGAATATGATGTCAACTCCCTTATAAAAATGGAGGGGTCTGTGGTAGTAGATTACTATGATGCGTATCTCACTAAACTACGGGACGCTTAAGACGGTAAGGCGGCCTATTGCCATTGTGTAACATCTCTGATCCCGTGAGCAGGTAATAGACAAGAGGCAGTCTAGATTTATCATGGGATTCCCAACACAAGAAACACAGCAAGGTGAACAAAGGTGGACAAATACCAAAGCGACACATATTTGACTGGCTGATCGCAGATGCAGTGACACGTATTGAGCCATTTGTCTGAAGGAATCTGACAGATCGTTAATTGTCATCACAGCCGATGGAGTACTCCAAAAGTTGGATTGTTACATACGATGTACTACTGAAGGCTTCGTGGAATTCTTTACCTACTAACAAATCACTCTGTCCTACAAAGATACGCTCAGCTTCAGCCACCGCGACTGAATATTTCAAGTTCCCAATCGGGTATGGGCGGTCGCGGCTCGTCAGCTGAACTCCTGGACAAACGGTCCTTTGCTTTTTAGTCTAGTCTACCTCCTGGTTCGTTTCACCCGGCTCATCCTCGTGTCTCGTGCTGAACACTCCCCAGCCTCACGCTTGTGGATGTGGGTCAGCGGAGATCGAACATCAAGTCTGTTGTTCCTGGCAGCGTTTTCCCACCAGATCTACCTGCTAAGACCGATCtaaaataactagttaatCAGTCAGTTGGTTCCTATCATGCGGCCAGTTGCCGCCAGAGCCCCATGATCATTTATACCCACCTAGAAATCCGATCCAGACATCATAAGCTAGGGAGATACCGACTCTGAGACAGAGAAATTTCACGGCACACAAAGCAGTTACTCACCGAGGTGTAAATACGAACTGCACGGCATCTTCCAAGACATAAACAACTGGCCCAGTCAAGGAGGAACTCTCCTAGCGTGTGAGGCGGTGCACCCGGGCGGGAACCGTATAAGAGTGGAGGACGTCCTACTGCGAGGGACGGCAAGGCCTACTATTTAATTGGGGCGCGTTCcactccccatccacaatgccaacaccaacatcaccTCAGCAAACTGCGCGGCCTCCTCGCAATAGATTGTCACAATTCTCATCGCCACTACCATTCCTAGCGCGCCTCATCGTCAGGCTTCGCAATATCTGCAGCACAAATATGGCATCCTATTCATCGTTGAAAGAAGTGATCGACAGGGGAAAGTTCGAATCACTGAGTGACGAACGACTTGTTGATCTCCTGTATCATCAGTTTGAACCGGTGATCGACAGACTCAAGAATGTGGAACACAATATTGAGGGAGACGATGCGCATCCCCAAGGATTACTAACCCGGGCAGGCGTTGGGGGAAAACGCAATGAAAATGATTATAATCTCACCCCCTCCCGATATCTTTTCAACGGCGAAGATTACTCAGAGGTGAATCGAACCGTGACTAATGTTCTTGCGGTGCGATGGCTTCTCGTCGGGGATTACCACACCTTTACTTGCCATCAAAAGGGACCTATAAAGTTAAAGATCGAAACCTTTAATAAATTCCACGATTTCATTGACCAGTTCCGAAAAGAGCCGGATTGGCTGATGGCCTTGATTGTGGCTCTGGTCATAGGTGACGTGGGTAAAGACGATAAGCTAGCTAAAGAGGTGCGAGCTCAAGTCAAGACTCTATCAGACGAGGAAATGAATCACGATACAGTCCTCGAAAGGGCCCTTGAAATGAACATCATCgagtctccctctccattGGATTTACTGCCGCCTCCTCGACGAGATGATGTAATTCAAGGAGTGAGGCTGGGTGCCAAGCTCAATATCCCACAGCTAGCCCAAGGTGAGAATGTTCCAGGAAGCCTGCAATGTCTTCAAGATCTTCGAGGCCAGGAAAGTGCCTTTGATTTGAAATATCTTGAGATCATGTTTGATGTGGCTGGCGCAGGGGCGCATGTTGATGCTTGTGGTTCAGTCCGGATGATTGAACCGGTCTGCCAATCATTCCTACTTACTTATAAGATCCTGAAGCGCGTCATATCTAAAGAGATCACTATTCGGGAAGCCTACAATGAAGTCTTGCAAAATAGAGGCCGTATCTTATCCGACAAGGGTTATCCAGAGTTATCAACAGATGACAAGCAAGACCGGGCCCTCTTGCGCCTGTATGCAATGGGCAGGGTAGCCGATATCGACTTGGCAGAACGCTTCCGCAAGGCCCTTCTCGGCCTCCCAGATGATCATAGAGCTGAACTTATCCAAGAGCTTAATCAGAGTGGTCTGGAAGGTGAACAAGCTGTAATTCTCTATTACATGCCCGCACTATTTGCAGAATTACTCCGGCACACCCAGCAGGCTTCCGAGGAAACGCAAATAAAGGCGCTCACATCGTTGATGGGCTTTATGAGACGCACATATATCGGGGCAAAGAATGTACCCGGTGAAACGAGTCTCATTATCGAGTGTGATGTATCTGGAGCAAAGAGCAAGATTCAGGCACCGGAATTCCCGGAAGACCTTACTGGGCTGAACGACTATAATCTCCCATCATTGGGCTCTAAGGATTCCCAATTCTGGTAGCCTAATTACCTCGCTCCTACCTCATGGAATATTGAGCGTTGCCTTCGTTCTAGGCCGTTATCGCGGCTTGACAATACTCGAATATTCCTTCAGTCCACACCATCTCACATCACGACACGACTTCCTCTATGTCTGCTTGCTTCTTCGCTCCAATCTGCCTTTCCATAGAAAGCTgccttttttcctttctgggTGGAAGGGCTGATACCTGTACGATTGCTACGACGCTCATGACACGACAAACCTTTGCGTCCCAGTATAAGGATCCTATAAAAAACGAGTATTtctgagtagtagtattattttacATGCTCTGAAAGATACCGCTAGAATGCATTGGCCATACACAGTGGGACAGTCTCGCGCTCAGCTAGCTCTTTGGCCGATAATCTACTTGCTTCTCTCCGATTTCGTAATTCgcctttaataataagaaaggCATCACAGTCATCTCCAGCCCTGCTATTATTTACTGCTACATAAACTCTCCAAATACAAACCCCAAACTAGCCAGTCAGCGCTCACCTGGCGTGCAAACCCTACGCTCTGACGAGGCCCTCTAAATCATGAAGCGCGCCCTCAAATTAGGTGCCGATATTCAAGACACATGGAATACATTTGACAGTGCCTTCTCAAATATCCTtcaattaaattagattCCTAGGTCAAACTCTTCACACACAGCCTCCGCAAACAACCTCACCCCCTCCTTCAgatctccctcctccgcagcgGCGAACGTCATCCGAAAATGCAGATGGCCATTCCTTTCCTGATTTGAAGCGAACAGCGACCCCTTAGTCACAAGCACTCCCTTCTCCAAAGCCCTAGCTGcaaccctctcctccagccCAATTATCTGCgcaccaacctcctccagcgACAATCCAGACAAGCTCTTAAGCCGATGATGCCGTGTCCAGTCAACTTTAACCCACAAAAACATGCCGAACTCCGGTGTATTCCACTGCACAGCCTCCCTGGGCAAATACTTGTTGCAAGCATCAAGAAGCACATCCCGCCGCCAGCGATACTCTCGCGAGAGGTGAACAAGCCACGTGGTAAACCCATCATGTCCCCAGTTCTCATCAAGCAGATGCCACAGCATTAGCTGGGAGGGACCGCTAACAGCTACAGTGCTTACTTCCTGGTATGCGGTGAACTTATCGATGATTTGCTTGGATGCAGTGACCCAGCCGGCGCGCAACCCGGGAGCGAGGATCTTGGATGCTGAATCGAGGCGTACCACGCGCCCGGATGTGTCGAGGGTGAGGTAGGAGGGGATGGACTCGGAATGGTAGATCTGAGCggcttcgtcgtcttctgaGGCAGATTGGTTGGTATCAGTACCATTTGTTCCTTGAGTGTCTTGGTAAGGACCCATCCTCAGGAAATAGTACGGATCATCCTCGATGATTATGAGATCATGTTCCTCTGCAATATCATAGATTGCTCTGCGCCTTTCCAGCGATTGGGTTACTCCCGTCGGATTCTGACCCGTTGGGATGGTATACAGCACGTGCGGCCTGGGAGACTGAGCATCATCCCAAGAGGAAAGTACCTCATCCAGGGCATCAGCCCGCAAGCCATCCGCATCCATCTCAATCCCGTGGACGTTAATCCCATTCAACGCAGCACTTTCTAGTGTTCCGGGGTACGTATATTGCTCCGCGAGAATGGTGTCCCCGCGATTACAGAAGATTCTAAATGCCAACTCTGTCGCGGCAGTCGCTCCACAAGAGAGGAATGTTGCCCAGTCTGTATAAGGGGGATTGTGAATGAGCTCAACGTGCTCGGTGATGAATCGGAGTAAGTGTGCTGATCCGTGTGCGAAGCCGTAGTTCATTGCGATTGAGAGGTTGTATGTTAAACCGTGTTTGGTTATGGTGTTCGCTGAGTGGCATTTTTCCTGTTCTTTGGGTGATTGTAGATTGGGTTTTGTTGTAGATTTACTTGTCGGTTCTGGAGAAGCCTCATTCAAGCTTATAGATTCCCAAGGATAATAGTCCGCAGTTGGTCGTCCCGTTCCCAGGGGGATGATCTTGCGCGGACCGCTTGGGCTGGACCCCTTTTTCAACGCTGAGCCGGTAAAGTTCCGGCTTTCGAGGCTGAAGTGGTGGTCGAGGTGCTTTGCTGGTGGTTTTGTACGGTTGTATGGTGATTTGTACTCATCAGAGGAGACGGGTGGGGCAGgaatgagagggagaggaggcgcCGCAGCACGAAGGGCTTTGATTTCGGTGGATTGCAGGCGGGTCATTGTGGGAGATGAGATATTTGGCTTGGTTTACGAAGAATCAGAATATTTACTTCGCGATTATGGATTTTGGTATTCTCTTATATTTTGGGGCAGGACAAGACATCACTTATCTTGATGCCGGAGAGATCGGAATGAATGTACTCGAACACTCCGAATACCCCGCTTCTTGTTGGCTTTCGCTTATCGCGcgttttgcttttccttaCCTCTGGATCTGTCTAACTGGCCTTCACTTGGAATAAAGAGGGTGCTATATGTATTGAGCATGCGTATATCCACTCGCGAACTTTTCCCAGGGCCTGTCGTCGTCGAAACGCAGCGATATCACCTGTGAGCGGAAAACCCGCGTCTCTGATGTGTACACGGTGAGGTGTGAAGAGCTCCTTTCCACTCACCTTCCATTGCTCTAGTTCGCAGTTTGCATCTGCTTTCGGGGTCTTAGTCCTCTAAGAGTCTGTATAAGCCTTCGTTCATTTAGCTCAGCTGATCCAGCACATATTGAGtaggggggtggggggccTGGGAATGTATTAGTTTGAGGTTAACAGTAGAGGTCTCTGTTGCGTATGTAGCAACATATTCGATTCCGAGATCGCTCACAACGCTAATTCCAACTATATACATGTGCACATGATTTCCCGATCGTACTACTAATTTAGAGTGTCTTTCTGCCCAGAAAATTGTTCTGTATATTCAGTATCATCCGACCAAGCCTGCCATAGAAACACTAGTATCAATCGTAGAATGCCAGAGCCTCCACTTACGTAGCGACCAAAATATTCACGCGAACAAGACCAACTTGAGCTTTTtgattctttcttctgtCTGAGAGTAGTATGATATAAGTGGTACTGGTGCCGATTGTCTCATCTCGGCATAGTCATTTACCCCGCTCCGAGACTCCGATAACGCTACCCACGTCTCTCCGTACTCGCCGATCCATCCTCGAGGGCGTCAACGCACCATTATATCTGCGATTGACAATGTCAACTAGATTAGCCGCATGTGAACCTTGCAGGAGGTCCAAGCTTGCGTGCGATCATCAACAGCCGGTCTGCAACCGGTGTAGGGATGGCAACCGACCGGGTCTTTGTATCTACAGAAGTGCGCCGTTCAAAAGACGAAAGACTAGCAATGCGGTGACAGAGCACATATCTTCTCGTCAGTATGATTTCCCTAATTCTTAGTGTCATTCGAATATACATCGGCTAAGACCATGCCACTTCATTCAGCGTCACCACTTTTAGCTCTCCAGAATCATCACCcccagcatcatctccacctcATGCAGGAAATAGATATCCCAACCCAGGATATCTTGGGTCGTCCAGCCATGTCGCCATATTCAAACATATTACTTCATCAGATAGTCAAAGTGCTACGTCTCATTTGAGCCCTAACACCGCTTCGTGGACAGCATCTCTCTTCCCGCCTGACGATGATCTCGTCGTCCAGCGATGTGCAGATGCCCTCAAAATGCTCCTGACGAGGTTTTCCTTGCCTGCTATGAAAGAGCTAATAAAGCTATGGCGGGCAAGGGGAACTAATCTTGCGATTATGGGTGCTATGGTTGATCAATGTATTGATAACATTCCCCTACCACCCTCATCGACGAACGAAGATTGGCATCTGCTATATGCGAAATCCCTTCTCACTAACTCTTCCCAGCCGCTCAGATACTCTCAGCACTCTACCTTCTCCGAGTTCTGTGCTCAGTTCATTAATCAGAATATGCGATGGGAAACACTCGCAATCTTCCTCTCAGCTGTGGTCCGCGCCACTATGGATATTCAGTTCTTCCCGTCGCTGTATATgaccgaggagaagaagtatagCCTTAGGAGGCTATGCACGAGATTAGCGGACTATGCTCTGGAGATTACCATCTCTCTCGACTGTTTGAATGACCTTCAGATCTGCTTACAGTATGAGAACTTCATCGTGCATTCCCATGTAGACGGGGACCATAGTACGTTTCGCAGGTGAATGCGCCTCGTTGATGAAGAGCTAATAACGTCCAGGCTACTATTCATGGCGGAAGCTCGGAGACGTTATATCCTCAATATATGCTCTAGGCTACCATGAGAATCTCGATGAAAAACCCGATACACCTCGCTTCTTGACCGAGCTACGCAAGGCTGTCTTTGCCCGCGTCTATTCGGCGGACAAGAATGTTGCCATCTTCGTCGGTCGACCACCTCGCATGAATAGACAGTTCTGTTATTTTCAGATTCCCTCAAGTCCGCTTCCCGATGACATTTGGTTTATCTCCTCTGAAAAGCTGGATAATGAAATCAATGATCCTTTTAGCTGGGACCCGTCGACTAAAGCGAGCTATATGGCTGAGACTCGATGGACTGCATTGTGTGCTCGGGTTAAAGAGGATATACTCAACTTGCAGAGAAGCCGGCCAAGTGACATGGAACTTTTCTATCAAAGGGTTACGTAGGTTTACTTTGCAATAAAGAGAACTTATGTGTATGCTGACGATATCAGTGACATCAAAGCTCAGGCTGAAAAGAACTACTCTGCACTGCCTCCGCATTTTCAGTTCCACAACAATCTCAGAGACAATACACTGAGCACCTTTGAACGCGACTTCATCGGCTCAGTGCAGCTGAATCACTTGCACGCGCTCTTTCTGCTGAATCTCCTCCTGCTAAGTACCCCTACTGAGCCAGATCCCACCCTTGTGGACATCGCCGAACAGATACTCTCAGTCACAGTGGACATGGTTCTCTTGCGTGACCAACTTACAAACTCGGGGACGTGTCTCCTGTGGAAGGTATGTGTCTAACTCCCTGCCCAGCTCGTACCGTAGCCTTGAGGTAACTGTAATTTGAGCAGGTCGCCTATCATGGTCTTCCTGCTGCAGGaattctcctcctcgctctTCTCAACGAGCGGGCCACTCCTAGTATGCCCCGTATAACACGGCCTCGAACACTCCAGCATCTGACAATCCTCTCTGCGGAGATTCAAGCCGGATCGATCATTCGGCCCCAAGAACCCAACTATGAGCTTATGTCCAAGGCCATGCAAACGATTCAGAGCTTCCTGGACTCGGTCACTTCTGAACCCATGCACCCTGTATCAGACTTGACACCCCGCAGTCCGAACCTTATTGAATGGTCCAGCTTTCCTTACCAGGAATCTTTAGACTTTGAAATTGGGTTCTGGGAGAGTCTCGCAGACCATCCGCTACTGAGCTTTCAATCTGGGCTGATGGCGCCCGAGTAAATATTTCGTCCATGAAAGTCTCTGCAAGCTGATACATATTGAATCAACGAGAATGAATTGAAGTGGCCACTCTCTATGAGACAATGTATAATTGTATATACCCCATGATCACGTGCCCGTGGGGCGCCGGGGTCGGGAAAACTCTAATTTTACAACACATGACGGAGGCCCGTGGGTATCCATTTAGATATCAGTAGAAACACGATTAAATATCGTCTGGATTGCAGTGGACACATATTAGTGTTACCCAGATCCCTGCATCTTCTCGACCCCTGTATCTGCACGGAGTTGGCACCTTTCGCCTCCATCCCAGCGACAAGTGTCCCAACCCGGGTCCATTTCCCCCCGCTCAATCCAGTGTGATCCACGCTCAGCTGTCCACAATGGAGTCGGAACTCCAAGCACAGATCCCCGGTCTCGACCGCGTGGTATCAGAGTACTCCGTGGGGTACCTGACCCATGCCTCCAAGGCCTATGTGGAAGATGCCAACGCTCCGTCGCCACTGGCCGAAGCGGCCGATATGGTCACCGAGCTCCTCGTCTCCGCATCGGGTGACTTCACCTCCGAGAATGAACAGGCCATCCGCAACTTGGTCGAGAAGTTCATCTCCTCGTTGAGTGCCGCTGATGGAGTCGACGCCGAGCGTCGCCAGATGCCCTTTGCCGCCAAGAAGCTCGACCAGGCCATCAATGTCGGCTCCCAACGCAACATGTCTTCTACTCTGGGTCTTGCCGGAGGTAACGTCGATCTGGAGTCGGCTAATGCCAGAAAGGTCGAGTCTAAGGTTGACCGCAAGAAGCTCGAGAAGGCCGAACGCAAGATTCGTgccaagcaggagaagaagcagatgaagacGGTGCAATACGAATCATCCCGTCTCCTCAACCAGCCCGACAGTACCATGTCTTACGAAGAGTTCTTCATGGCTGTCAACCCTCTGCAGCTGGGCTCGGACTCCCAGTCCAAGAGCAAGGACATCAAGGTGGACAGCATCGACATCTCCGTCGGTGGTCACCGTATCTTGACAGACGCTTCCCTTACCCTGGCGTATGGTCGTCGCTACGGTCTTGTCGGTCAGAACGGTATCGGAAAGTCTACGCTGTTGCGCGCACTCAGTCGCAGAGAAGTCGCCATTCCCAGCCACATCTCCATTCTTCACGTCGAGCAGGAAATCACAGGAGACGACACACCCGCTCTCCAGGCCGTCCTTGACGCCGACGTATGGCGCAAGCGCCTCCTTGCCGACCTGGAGAAGATCACCAAGCAGCTGGCAGACATTGAAGCAGAGCGATCCTCCATGGCAGACACCTCCAAGGATGCCGCCCGTCTGGACCACGAGCGCGAGGGTCTCGACATCACACTGAACGACATCCACTCCAAACTCGCCGAGATGGAATCCGACAAGGCCGAGTCCCGCGCCGCCAGTATCCTGGCCGGTCTCGGTTTCTCGCCCGAGAGACAGCAATTCGCGACCAAGACCTTCTCCGGAGGTTGGCGTATGAGATTGGCTCTTGCCCGAGCCCTCTTCTGCGAACCcgatctcctcctgctgGACGAACCGTCCAACATGTTGGACGTGCCATCCATTACCTTCCTTTCCAACTACCTCCAAACATACCCCAGTTCTATCCTGGTCGTTTCTCACGATCGAGCATTCCTCAACGAAGTCGCCAccgacatcatccaccagcaCTCCGAGCGTCTCGACTACTACAAGGGCGCCAACTTCGACTCCTTCTACGCCACCAAGGAagagcgcaagaagaacgcCAAGCGCGAATACGAAAAACAGATGGCCGAGCGCGCCCATCTCCAAGCCTTCATCGACAAGTTCCGTTACAACGCCGCAAAGTCCTCCGAAGCCCAATCCCGTATCAAGAAACTCGAGAGAATGCCCATCCTGGAAGCTCCCGAGAGCGACTACGTTGTGCACTTCAAGTTCCCCGAGGTCGAGAAactctctccccccatcgTTCAAATGTCCGACATCGCCTTCGGATACACCCCCGACcgtcccctcctccgcaacgTGGACCTCGACGTACAACTCGATTCGCGTATCGGTATCGTTGGTCCCAACGGTGCCGGTAAGACTACCGTACTGAAGCTCCTCACCGGCCAACTCCAACCGACAAAGGGTCTCCTCTCGCAACACGCCCGCCTGCGCGTCGGTTTCTTCGCCCAACATCACGTCGACGCTCTGGACCTGACCACCAGCGCCGTCAGCTTCATGGCCAAGACCTACCCCGGAAAGACAGACGAAGAATACCGCAGACACCTCGGTGCCTTCGGTATCACCGGTATGACGGGTCTGCAGCGCATGGAGCTCCTGTCCGGAGGTCAGAAGTCCCGTGTCGCCTTTGCTTGTCTGTCGTTGACGAACCCCCACATCCTGGTTCTGGACGAACCGTCTAACCATCTGGATATTGAGGGTATGGATGCGCTGTCTGAGGCGCTGCAGAACTTCgagggtggtgtggtgatgGTCTCTCACGATGTTACGATGCTGCAGAACGTTTGCACTAGTCTTTGGGTTTGTGATAACGGTACGGTGCATAAGTTTGATGGCTCTGTCAATGCTTATAAGAAGTTGATTAGCTCTCAGGCTAATGAGGcgggtgttgttgctgctcatTAAGGGGGGAAAGTGATGAGCTCGCCAGTAATGATAAAATGTTATGGACTATCTTCAATGATCTCTTCTCTTAAGTAGTAGCGGATTATGTTCGCTGAGCTGTGAATTCTTGTAACCGCTGCGGTCTGTACGCCGCGGAAGGATATTAGAGTAGTATGTAAGCTAGTTACTAGGTTCTATGGAGAACTAGGTGGTCGGAAGGCATAGCTGACCGCtgcaagagaaagaagagcatACTACATCTTGCTTGACGTGATTATTGAGATCATAGTAATGGTTTCAGTAATTACTACCCCTCTGATAGATTATCTTTCAAGCACAGTTGAATTGAACTTCGACGATTCGACGAGCGGAATAGCTCTATTCGGATATATAATTCCGCTGTACCCTTACACGATACTAGTACTAGGGTGGTATCAGAGATCTGGGGACCAACACTCTCACCAGaaaagtataaatataaagtagtTATAtgagcaaaaaaaaaaaaaaaaaaaaaaaaggaaaaaaaaaaaaggtggtGTTGAATAATTCTCTTCTTAGTTGGTCATAAGAGATTTcggggaaggagaaaaagcggcaaaaaagaaaaagaaagggccGAACGCGATTTGAACGCGTGACCTTAAGATCTGCAGTCCCACGCTCTACCCCTGAGCTACCGGCCCTTCTTGTTGTTTGGTTTGCTGTTTTGTTTGATTCTTAACCAAAAGACGATTTTCAATGCTATGCCTGTTCTTTGTCTCCTAACATCAGGCTCAGACAACATGCAGAAGGGGTGTCTGTTCTATCGACATTAGTGGTTGTGATGTCTATGATTGAGTGCGCTTTACTTTCGTATGTATTTTCTGAGTTGCATCATTACCAACGTTCCTAGTAGATAGGTGTTTTTAGATCAATTGTAGCCATCTCTTCTACACGAAACATCCATCTATAGACCAGGAGGTGAAAGACTCGTCATCTCATTTATTTGAAGACATAATGCAGTAGGATCATATATACTATGCTGATAagtatttacttatataatatacaatcCACCTAATCTAGaatccctcatcatcaccgctatcgccttctccatcaatgtccatatcatcatcctcgtcgtcgagTCCCTCGAAGCTCATGAATTGCTCGTTCTTAGCATCGGTTTCTTCCTCAACCACGACGCCATCTTGGATTTCACAGTCCTGTAAAAGGAGTTAGTAAGGGATCTCTAATATATGGTTTAGCAGAACTCAGACGCACCTTGAGTACGGAATCTTTTCCGATCTGACTGTATCTGCCGACTATGTAATTGTCAATCATGGTCCTTATTCCCTGGAGTCATTTTTATCGTAGAAGACTTACCGATACATCCTGTAAGGACACACTTGGGTCCGATGACTGCGTTGTCCATGATGACACACCTAATCAATGTTAGAGACTAAGAAATAAATACAAAATCGTGGAGCTTACCTCGTGAGACGTGCGCCGCTGCAGATCTTGGCGTTGGCCGAAATGCAGGACTCCTTGATGACACACTTTTCCTCGACCTTTGCAAGGTGTTAGTGTTGAAATGATGACAGTTGAAAGTTCAAGATGCTTACCGTTACGTTGGACCCCAACAAGCAATCGCCCTTCGTGACGATAGACTTCGAAGCGACTGCCTCCGGAGTAGCAATCTTGGCGGCGTGACTGAATGGCGAGGCAGCAGCGCGGCCAACCTCTTCGACTGACTCGAGCTTGGCAAGACGCAGAGACATGGCCAACACCAAGGCAGCACTGTCCACGCGCCGAATGAGTTGCTT includes the following:
- a CDS encoding Zn(II)2Cys6 transcription factor (COG:S;~EggNog:ENOG410PVE8;~InterPro:IPR001138,IPR036864;~TransMembrane:1 (o541-561i);~go_function: GO:0000981 - DNA-binding transcription factor activity, RNA polymerase II-specific [Evidence IEA];~go_function: GO:0008270 - zinc ion binding [Evidence IEA];~go_process: GO:0006355 - regulation of transcription, DNA-templated [Evidence IEA]), whose product is MSTRLAACEPCRRSKLACDHQQPVCNRCRDGNRPGLCIYRSAPFKRRKTSNAVTEHISSRHVTTFSSPESSPPASSPPHAGNRYPNPGYLGSSSHVAIFKHITSSDSQSATSHLSPNTASWTASLFPPDDDLVVQRCADALKMLLTRFSLPAMKELIKLWRARGTNLAIMGAMVDQCIDNIPLPPSSTNEDWHLLYAKSLLTNSSQPLRYSQHSTFSEFCAQFINQNMRWETLAIFLSAVVRATMDIQFFPSLYMTEEKKYSLRRLCTRLADYALEITISLDCLNDLQICLQYENFIVHSHVDGDHSYYSWRKLGDVISSIYALGYHENLDEKPDTPRFLTELRKAVFARVYSADKNVAIFVGRPPRMNRQFCYFQIPSSPLPDDIWFISSEKLDNEINDPFSWDPSTKASYMAETRWTALCARVKEDILNLQRSRPSDMELFYQRVTDIKAQAEKNYSALPPHFQFHNNLRDNTLSTFERDFIGSVQLNHLHALFLLNLLLLSTPTEPDPTLVDIAEQILSVTVDMVLLRDQLTNSGTCLLWKVAYHGLPAAGILLLALLNERATPSMPRITRPRTLQHLTILSAEIQAGSIIRPQEPNYELMSKAMQTIQSFLDSVTSEPMHPVSDLTPRSPNLIEWSSFPYQESLDFEIGFWESLADHPLLSFQSGLMAPE
- a CDS encoding putative AAA family ATPase GCN20 (BUSCO:EOG09260OM6;~COG:E,J;~EggNog:ENOG410PFJH;~InterPro:IPR017871,IPR027417,IPR003593,IPR003439, IPR032781;~PFAM:PF12848,PF00005;~go_function: GO:0005524 - ATP binding [Evidence IEA];~go_function: GO:0016887 - ATPase activity [Evidence IEA]); its protein translation is MESELQAQIPGLDRVVSEYSVGYLTHASKAYVEDANAPSPLAEAADMVTELLVSASGDFTSENEQAIRNLVEKFISSLSAADGVDAERRQMPFAAKKLDQAINVGSQRNMSSTLGLAGGNVDLESANARKVESKVDRKKLEKAERKIRAKQEKKQMKTVQYESSRLLNQPDSTMSYEEFFMAVNPLQLGSDSQSKSKDIKVDSIDISVGGHRILTDASLTLAYGRRYGLVGQNGIGKSTLLRALSRREVAIPSHISILHVEQEITGDDTPALQAVLDADVWRKRLLADLEKITKQLADIEAERSSMADTSKDAARLDHEREGLDITLNDIHSKLAEMESDKAESRAASILAGLGFSPERQQFATKTFSGGWRMRLALARALFCEPDLLLLDEPSNMLDVPSITFLSNYLQTYPSSILVVSHDRAFLNEVATDIIHQHSERLDYYKGANFDSFYATKEERKKNAKREYEKQMAERAHLQAFIDKFRYNAAKSSEAQSRIKKLERMPILEAPESDYVVHFKFPEVEKLSPPIVQMSDIAFGYTPDRPLLRNVDLDVQLDSRIGIVGPNGAGKTTVLKLLTGQLQPTKGLLSQHARLRVGFFAQHHVDALDLTTSAVSFMAKTYPGKTDEEYRRHLGAFGITGMTGLQRMELLSGGQKSRVAFACLSLTNPHILVLDEPSNHLDIEGMDALSEALQNFEGGVVMVSHDVTMLQNVCTSLWVCDNGTVHKFDGSVNAYKKLISSQANEAGVVAAH